The genomic stretch TGTCGGGAGAGTGGGAACCGCCACAAGTCTACCGCGCTCGGGGCGCGCCGGAGAAGGCGAAGCGCCAACTTTTTCGCTCTGCGAAACTGAATGCTCGCGGCCCGAAATCGGGTCCAAACACCCAGTTCGCAGCCTCAATCCGACTGCTGCCGGCGCCGATAACCGCGGCATGAATATTCCGCCCGCGCCCCCTGCGTTTGCGGCGGGCCCCGCCTCTCTCGGCGCGGTGCTCGGTGCGATCTCCGCTGCGCTCGACCTGGCGGACGGTCGGCGTCCCGGAGCTTCGCTGCGTGCGACGCTGATCGGCATGGGAATCGGCGAGCGGCTCTCGCTCTCGGCCGGCCACATGCGCGAACTCTATCTGGCACTGCTCACGCAGAACCTGGGCGCGACCGCAGACGCACGCCTGCTCGGTGCATCGGCCGACGGCGACGAGCGCGCCGCCAAGCGCGCACGCCGCCACGACCACGAACTCGAGCCGGCCGACGCGCGCGAGGTCTCACGCCTGCGCGCGTTGCGTTCGGTGCAACTCGCCGACGCGATGGCGCTCGGCGTGGGCGTCTCGGCCGTACTCGCGGCCTCGGACGAGCGCTGGGACGGCCGCGGGCATCCGGGCGGCGCGCGTGGCGACGCGATTCCGATCGGGGCGCGCATCGTCTCGATCGCCCGCTTCATCGACGAGCGGCGCGCCAACGAAAGCAGCGCCGAGGCGCTCGGCAGCGTGGGGCGCCGCGTCGGCACTCAGTTCGATCCCGAGCTGCTCCCCGCGCTCGCCGATCTGATGCCGTGGCTCGATCGCTGGGAGAGCGCGGATGAAGCGGCACTGCTGCGGCTCGCGTGCGAGGCCGAGCCCGGCGACTCACCGGTGGTGGCGAGTCCCGCGCGGCTCGATCGCATCGCCGAGAACCTGGGCGCGCTGGTCGACGAGAAGTCCGACTTCACGCACGGCCACAGCCGCAACGTGGCGGATCTGGCCACGCGCATGGCGTGGGAACTGGGGCTCGACGAGTCGCAGCAAACCGACACGCGCCGCGCCGCGTGGCTTCACGACCTGGGCATGGTCGCGGTGCCGACCGGCGTGCTCGACAAGCGCGGCTATCTGACCGCCGAAGAGTGGGAGTGCGTGCGCGTGCACCCGTTCCACACGCATCACATTCTGGGCAACGCGCCGGGCTTCGATCGCATCGCGCTCGCGGCCGCCGCGCATCACGAACGGCTGGACGGGCGCGGCTACTTTCTGGGGCTGCGCGGCGACGCGATCCCCGGCATCTCGCGCATCCTGGCGGTCGCCGACTCGTTCGAAGCGCTCACC from Candidatus Eisenbacteria bacterium encodes the following:
- a CDS encoding HD domain-containing protein, with protein sequence MNIPPAPPAFAAGPASLGAVLGAISAALDLADGRRPGASLRATLIGMGIGERLSLSAGHMRELYLALLTQNLGATADARLLGASADGDERAAKRARRHDHELEPADAREVSRLRALRSVQLADAMALGVGVSAVLAASDERWDGRGHPGGARGDAIPIGARIVSIARFIDERRANESSAEALGSVGRRVGTQFDPELLPALADLMPWLDRWESADEAALLRLACEAEPGDSPVVASPARLDRIAENLGALVDEKSDFTHGHSRNVADLATRMAWELGLDESQQTDTRRAAWLHDLGMVAVPTGVLDKRGYLTAEEWECVRVHPFHTHHILGNAPGFDRIALAAAAHHERLDGRGYFLGLRGDAIPGISRILAVADSFEALTADRPHRAAVPEEVAMHFLELDQGLDPACIAALRRALGTDDQLRAA